A genomic region of Conger conger chromosome 6, fConCon1.1, whole genome shotgun sequence contains the following coding sequences:
- the zfand6 gene encoding AN1-type zinc finger protein 6, with the protein MAQQTNQTQAPLLCVTGCGFYGNPGTNGMCSVCYKDFLQRQNNNGRVTPAVSSSFSSRGTSLASQRSETSLAEVLPAIPRATTPLEQSSVASSQKILTQASRTHSEEDDSTGDKVGLKKEELQVSVSEHSERAPVGGPDQSPEKPKPKKNRCFMCRKKVGLTGFDCRCGSVFCGIHRYSDVHSCSFDYRADAAEKIRKENPVVVGEKIQKI; encoded by the exons ATGGCTCAACAGACAAACCAGACCCAAGCGCCTCTGCTGTGTGTCACTGGGTGTGGATTCTATGGGAACCCTGGCACAAACGGGATGTGTTCTGTCTGCTATAAAGACTTCTTACAGAGACAGAACAACAATGGCAGAGTCACGCCTGCAG TGTCCAGCAGCTTCAGCAGTAGAGGCACGTCTCTGGCCTCCCAGCGCTCAGAGACCAGCCTGGCCGAGGTTCTGCCAGCAATACCCCGGGCCACCACACCCCTGGAACAGAGCAG TGTTGCATCCAGCCAGAAGATCTTAACGCAAGCTTCACGAACACATTCTGAAGAGGATGATTCGACGGGGGACAAGGTTGGACTGAAAAAGGAAGAATTGCAGG TTTCAGTGTCAGAACATTCAGAGCGGGCTCCGGTAGGAGGACCAGACCAGTCTCCTGAGAAACCCAAACCCAAGAAGAATCGCTGCTTCATGTGCCGGAAAAAAGTGGGCCTGACAG GCTTTGACTGCAGATGTGGGAGTGTGTTCTGTGGCATTCACCGATACTCCGATGTTCACAGCTGCTCGTTTGACTACAGGGCCGACGCCGCCGAGAAGATCAGGAAAGAAAACCCAGTAGTTGTCGGAGAAAAAATCCAGAAGATCTGA
- the fah gene encoding fumarylacetoacetase, with the protein MAVSIWKRLLPLLVALETIPELNCKLKMSFMKVDEQSDFSYHNLPYGVFSTPDNPRHRIGVAIGDQILDLSVVKSLFSGPVLSGHQDVFDQATLNAFMGLGYEAWKEARVSLQTLLSANESVLRDDVSLRSRAFVHQSSAVMHLPAEIGDYTDFYSSRDHATNVGIMFRGKENALMPNWLRLPVGYHGRASSVVISGTPIRRPMGQMRPDPSQPPVFGPSKQLDIELEMAFLVGAGNRLGESIPIEHAHRHIFGMVLMNDWSARDIQSWEYVPLGPFLGKNFGTTISPWVVPMEALLPFAHPNAVQDPEPLPYLRHADAYTFNINLFVSLKGEAMKEAATITKSNFKYMYWTMKQQLAHHTVNGCNVRPGDLLASGTISGPDPESFGSMLELSWRGSKTIDLRGGETRTFLKDGDEVSITGYCEGNGFRVGFGTCTGRVLPARQL; encoded by the exons ATGGCAGTAAGCATCTGGAAGAGGTTACTGCCTTTACTGGTAGCGCTGGAAACCATACCGGAGCTTAACTGCAAACTGAAAATGTCTTTTATGAAAGTAGACGAACAATCTGATTTCTCATATCACAATCTGCCTTATGGTGTGTTTTCAACTCCAGACAAT CCTAGGCACAGAATAGGCGTGGCCATCGGGGATCAGATTCTGGATCTCAGTGTGGTGAAATCCCTCTTCAGCGGACCTGTGCTTTCAGGACATCAGGATGTGTTTGACCAG GCAACCCTTAATGCTTTCATGGGCCTGGGATACGAGGCCTGGAAAGAAGCCAGGGTCTCTCTTCAGACACTTCTGTCTGCCAACGAGTCCGTCCTGCGAGATGACGTCAGCCTCAGGAGCAG AGCTTTTGTTCATCAGAGCTCTGCAGTCATGCATCTCCCAGCTGAAATTG GCGACTACACCGACTTCTATTCCTCCCGGGATCATGCCACCAATGTGGGCATCATGTTCCGTGGGAAAGAGAACGCCCTGATGCCCAACTG GTTGAGGCTACCTGTCGGTTACCATGGGAGAGCCTCGTCAGTGGTGATATCTGGGACCCCTATTAGAAGGCCTATGGGTCAGATGAGACCTGATCCAT CTCAACCCCCGGTTTTTGGACCAAGCAAGCAGTTGGATATTGAATTAGAAATG GCCTTCCTGGTTGGAGCTGGAAACAGGCTGGGAGAGTCCATCCCCATTgagcatgcacacaggcacatctTTGGAATGGTCCTCATGAACGACTGGAGTG CTCGGGACATTCAGTCTTGGGAGTATGTCCCACTCGGACCTTTCCTGGGAAAGAATTTCGGGACGACCATCTCGCCCTGGGTGGTCCCCATGGAGGCCTTGCTGCCGTTTGCCCATCCCAATGCGGTGCAG GATCCAGAGCCTCTTCCCTATCTGCGCCATGCTGATGCCTACACCTTCAACATCAATCTCTTCGTATCTCTGAAAG GCGAAGCCATGAAGGAAGCCGCCACCATTACCAAGTCAAACTTTAAG TACATGTACTGGACCATGAAGCAACAACTGGCACACCACACGGTCAACGGCTGCAACGTCAGGCCGGGAGACCTGCTTGCCTCTGGGACCATCAGCGGCCCG GATCCTGAGAGCTTCGGCTCAATGCTGGAACTGTCCTGGAGGGGATCAAAGACGATTGATCTCAGGGGCGGGGAAACGCGGACGTTTCTGAAGGACGGGGATGAGGTGTCAATCACAG GTTACTGCGAGGGGAATGGCTTCCGGGTGGGCTTTGGTACGTGCACCGGAAGAGTCCTCCCAGCACGGCAGCTGTGA